In Saccharomyces cerevisiae S288C chromosome VIII, complete sequence, a genomic segment contains:
- the BIG1 gene encoding Big1p (Integral ER membrane protein; involved in the assembly and function of the V-ATPase; proposed role as a signaling component that regulates autophagy independent of TOR; required for biosynthesis of cell wall beta-1,6-glucan; functional homolog of human ATP6AP1; analogous follicular lymphoma-associated mutation induces autophagy), with protein sequence MQTVLKYLLLIMCGSFCASEELQNQTNVPAIFFSYKLTPGILKYQEDYDRAVTLPRDTFIEAAEKFLGVCNADTYVFINQPGLRKLDFLEFETEFVSLQRYIRRSSTAIKFEKVDLLPQDLYYDLAEFVKEYCNVDQVLNLRGNNTEDFQPFIDSEKRVIIIEYPKLPEDTNERKEAFRHYDKYLRTILAQIPSPEQNVIYTSLNPGTTLAHESIIPIQIFPDIFDIKSRVGEVEQNNRVLDVPRLSFNDYTPRFSEPPSEYVSIFDSQLIENNRGLLQLIFTILVGYILIQFFFTKKTIVDEKITNKKDNVKQTSPQLLKKVQEIQKKPSQQVS encoded by the exons ATGCAAACTGTgttgaaatatttgttgCTTATTATGTGTGGAAGCTTTTGTGCTTCGGAGGAATTGCAAAACCAGACCAATGTTCCTGCAATATTCTTCTCTTACAAACT AACTCCCGGTATTTTAAAGTATCAAGAGGATTATGATAGGGCTGTGACTTTACCAAGAGACACCTTTATTGAAGCGGCTGAGAAATTCTTAGGTGTATGTAATGCTGACACTTATGTGTTTATTAATCAACCAGGCCTGAGGAAATTGGACTTCTTGGAATTTGAAACAGAGTTTGTTTCGTTACAGAGATATATAAGACGGAGTTCAACCGCGATTAAGTTCGAAAAGGTAGACCTATTGCCTCAAGATTTATACTATGATCTTGCAGAGTTTGTAAAGGAGTATTGTAACGTAGACCAGGTGTTGAACTTACGAGGTAATAATACAGAAGATTTCCAGCCCTTTATTGATAGCGAAAAAAGAGTGATTATAATAGAGTACCCTAAGTTACCAGAGGACACTAATGAACGTAAAGAAGCATTCCGCCATTATGACAAGTATTTGAGGACTATACTGGCGCAGATTCCGTCGCCAGAACAAAATGTCATTTACACCTCGTTAAACCCAGGAACTACGCTGGCTCACGAGTCGATCATCCCTATCCAAATATTTCCAGATATCTTTGACATAAAATCCAGAGTGGGTGAAGTGgaacaaaataatagaGTTTTGGATGTGCCTCGTCTGTCGTTTAATGACTATACTCCACGATTTTCAGAGCCACCTTCGGAGTATGTCTCAATATTTGATTCACAATTAATTGAGAATAACAGAGGTTTATTACAGCTGATTTTCACAATTTTGGTTGGGTATATTCTtattcagttttttttcacaaaaaaaactattgTAGATGAGAAGATTACTAATAAAAAGGACAACGTGAAACAGACGTCACCACAACTGCTCAAAAAAGTGCAAGAGATCCAGAAAAAGCCATCCCAGCAAGTATCTTGA
- the KIC1 gene encoding putative serine/threonine protein kinase KIC1 (Protein kinase of the PAK/Ste20 family, required for cell integrity; physically interacts with Cdc31p (centrin), which is a component of the spindle pole body; phosphorylates Cbk1p kinase after allosteric activation by Hym1p; part of the RAM network that regulates cellular polarity and morphogenesis), which translates to MTTKPQNSKQGLAEGEMDVSSLFKRTEVIGRGKFGVVYKGYNVKTGRVYAIKVLNLDSDSDEVEDVQREIQFLASLKQISNITRYYGSYLKDTSLWIIMEHCAGGSLRSLLRPGKIDEKYIGVIMRELLVALKCIHKDNVIHRDIKAANVLITNEGNVKLCDFGVAAQVNQTSLRRQTMAGTPYWMAPEVIMEGVYYDTKVDIWSLGITTYEIATGNPPYCDVEALRAMQLIIKSKPPRLEDRSYSTSLKEFIALCLDEDPKERLSADDLLKSKFIRAHKATPTSILKELISRYLLFRDKNKNKYKIEGSIPENEPSKPSEAPKPSQNGGGDEAQKSIASNDNEIKRVNEGDVEMKWDFDSLSSSDYIIENNINLDALAEDNNEWATAQHDLFNYAYPDEDSYYFDPTSHNTRPFVYQGTTIGKGYPGTIAQNSTLNAPVTNNYTNSKYPSKMVAGTTNTSGTHTAGPMTSSKRLESKAPKQLLELFEDNEIITAENDVNTEAPKISKSISSLNAGNSSRDDFIPSISNEVNGNINNNKMRPHLPPLSSGNNYYSQSTPALPLLQTKFNKTSKGPPTSGLTTAPTSIEIEIPEELPNSALPTPASADPVLIPSTKARSSTVTAGTPSSSSSIQYKSPSNVPRRLTVSNNRPEHCPSTITNQKLGSAVASNSGISSTPNNSNNYNNNTDSENSRGSSGSNTANSTQMGITNPGNVTKLSTHKASSPSRPLFGVGTSPNRKPAGSPTQNIGHNSTHTNLAPPPTMKPMANSKDNKDILLQPLNSIPSSSTLNTISGNSSNNLTSSNYFSNEKEGSRVNGDFKRNNPNLKLQMPLPTPVVRNKLLDPNTATSQNNNGMPGSAGISTNENINQFGFNTSSASNIPVSMTPISEKHIDFGGKIKRSQSISNRKNSSASEHPLNILGSSVSGNVSGIGNNNVGSNNNSGPNNSVPLSANTGNTTIKANSTTIATSSSAAASTTAPISQQTIPSGTQFNHILSSAATAANSVNSLGFGMCPPPQSLQMEMFLDLESFLPGKQRRVDRKPQVLKELENLLQMFEEGLPCIEHALKEQLISTPIKDNEH; encoded by the coding sequence ATGACGACGAAGCCACAAAATAGTAAGCAGGGTTTAGCCGAAGGAGAGATGGATGTGAGTTCACTTTTCAAGAGAACGGAAGTTATTGGGCGAGGGAAATTTGGTGTGGTTTATAAGGGCTATAACGTGAAGACTGGACGAGTGTATGCTATCAAAGTCTTAAATTTAGATTCTGATTCTGACGAGGTGGAGGATGTGCAGCGAGAAATTCAGTTTTTGGCCTCCTTGAAACAGATTTCCAATATCACGCGGTATTATGGGTCGTATTTGAAAGACACAAGCCTTTGGATCATAATGGAACACTGCGCTGGTGGTTCACTGCGTTCGTTGTTAAGGCCAGGCAAAATCGATGAAAAGTACATTGGGGTTATTATGAGAGAACTGCTTGTAGCATTAAAATGCATTCATAAAGATAACGTCATTCATCGAGATATCAAAGCAGCAAACGTTCTGATCACTAACGAAGGTAATGTTAAACTATGCGATTTTGGTGTCGCTGCACAAGTAAACCAAACTTCTTTACGACGTCAAACTATGGCTGGGACCCCCTACTGGATGGCTCCAGAAGTGATCATGGAAGGCGTTTATTACGACACTAAAGTAGATATATGGTCTTTAGGTATTACAACGTACGAGATTGCCACCGGAAATCCGCCATACTGCGATGTGGAGGCCCTAAGGGCAATGCAACTAATCATCAAATCGAAACCACCGAGGCTTGAGGACAGATCATACAGTAcatctttgaaagaatttattgCGCTTTGTCTTGATGAGGATCCAAAGGAGAGATTGTCAGCAGACGATCttttaaaatcaaaatttatcAGGGCCCACAAGGCGACGCCAACGTCCATTTTGAAAGAACTAATATCACGATATCTACTATTTAGGGACaagaataaaaacaaatataaaatagaGGGCAGTATACCGGAAAATGAGCCATCAAAACCCAGTGAAGCTCCAAAACCATCACAAAATGGCGGGGGTGATGAAGCACAAAAGTCAATAGCAtcaaatgataatgaaattaAGAGAGTGAACGAAGGCGATGTGGAAATGAAATGGGATTTTGATTCATTGAGTTCGTCGGAttatattattgaaaataatatcaacCTCGATGCTTTGGCTGAGGACAACAACGAGTGGGCTACTGCCCAACATGACCTGTTCAACTATGCATACCCTGACGAAGATTCTTATTACTTTGACCCTACAAGTCATAATACTAGACCCTTTGTTTATCAAGGGACAACGATAGGAAAGGGCTATCCTGGTACAATAGCTCAAAATTCTACTTTGAATGCACCAGTAACAAATAACTATACGAACTCAAAATACCCTTCCAAAATGGTAGCTGGAACTACAAACACCTCTGGAACACATACGGCCGGTCCAATGACATCATCTAAGAGGCTGGAAAGTAAGGCTCCAAAACAATTActtgaactttttgaagacaatgaaattattaCTGCTGAAAATGATGTCAATACAGAAGCTCCTAAAATAAGCAAATCCATTTCATCTCTAAATGCTGGTAATAGTTCACGAGATGATTTCATTCCCTCAATATCCAACGAGGTCAACGgaaatatcaataataataaaatgcGACCACACCTTCCACCTTTATCCAGTGGGAACAATTATTATAGCCAGAGTACACCTGCTTTGCCGCTACTCCAAACAAAATTTAACAAGACGTCAAAGGGCCCTCCAACAAGTGGATTAACTACTGCTCCAACGTCTATTGAAATAGAAATTCCTGAAGAACTACCGAATAGTGCTCTACCAACGCCTGCGAGCGCAGATCCGGTTTTAATACCAAGCACAAAGGCCAGGTCATCTACAGTGACGGCTGGCACTCCTTCGTCATCTAGCTCAATACAATATAAATCACCTTCAAACGTGCCCAGGCGGTTGACAGTCAGTAACAATAGGCCAGAACATTGCCCAAGCACCAtaacaaatcaaaaattggGGTCCGCAGTTGCTTCTAATTCCGGAATCAGCTCCACTCCGAACAACAGTAATAACTATAACAACAACACTGATAGTGAGAACTCAAGAGGAAGCAGCGGTAGTAACACTGCAAATAGCACACAAATGGGCATAACCAATCCAGGTAATGTAACAAAGTTATCTACTCATAAGGCTTCTTCACCCTCAAGGCCACTATTTGGAGTTGGAACTTCTCCCAATAGAAAGCCTGCCGGTTCCCCAACCCAAAACATTGGTCATAATTCTACTCACACGAACCTCGCGCCTCCTCCTACGATGAAACCAATGGCCAATAGCAAAGATAACAAGGACATTCTCTTGCAACCTCTGAACAGCATACCTAGTTCTTCTACACTTAACACTATTAGTGGTAATAGCAGCAATAATTTAACCTCATCAAACTACTTTTCCAACGAAAAGGAAGGCTCAAGGGTCAATGGTGACTTTAAACGCAACAACCCAAACTTAAAACTACAAATGCCACTACCTACACCTGTTGTGAGAAATAAACTTCTTGATCCAAATACAGCAACCTCACAGAATAACAATGGCATGCCGGGGAGCGCTGGCATATCCACGAACGAAAATATTAATCAATTTGGATTTAACACAAGCAGTGCGTCCAACATCCCTGTCTCAATGACTCCAATTAGTGAGAAACACATTGATTTTGGGGGCAAGATCAAGAGAAGTCAAAGCATTTCTAACAGGAAGAACTCTTCTGCCTCGGAACACCCATTGAATATTCTTGGCTCATCTGTTTCCGGCAATGTTTCCGGTATCGGTAACAACAATGTTGGCtctaacaacaacagcGGCCCTAATAACAGTGTTCCTCTTTCTGCTAATACAGGAAACACTACTATCAAAGCCAATTCTACGACTATCGCAACTTCAAGTTCTGCCGCGGCATCAACGACTGCACCAATTTCACAACAGACTATTCCATCCGGAACACAATTCAATCATATTCTGAGTTCCGCCGCAACAGCTGCAAACTCGGTTAATTCTTTAGGCTTTGGCATGTGTCCTCCTCCACAGAGTTTACAAATGGAAATGTTCTTGGACTTAGAATCGTTTCTGCCAGGAAAACAGAGGCGGGTAGACAGGAAACCCCAGGTTCTGAAAGAACTGGAAAATCTTTTACAAATGTTCGAAGAAGGTTTGCCCTGCATTGAACACGCTTTAAAGGAACAACTTATTTCAACGCCTATCAAGGATAATGAGCATTAA
- the SBE22 gene encoding Sbe22p (Protein involved in bud growth; involved in the transport of cell wall components from the Golgi to the cell surface; similar in structure and functionally redundant with Sbe2p; SBE22 has a paralog, SBE2, that arose from the whole genome duplication) produces the protein MTSIQERGTSAHLHSLKEGEASDRSSEMLPKQRSIIGSHVQRPPSQTTLGRSRAGSNTMNKVSGLDIARRPSENLLSNMNCSDNGNGGNMLNSFVNSALPPPKVNPAQTRRERPASNSSIGTKTTEVFSSTSASSSLGDTSDEGEGSDADKSKINTFPSILMEKATQGRGADGNGMRSASNNTIVEATTDGSKMALQKSMSFDDTAAEKTMNKSRHSYQEQFSSKKSQSSLLNSKQRSRAKSQTCSSTGYNNSSILKTFGISSKISNSSDRIEASSLEFNVPSQKPLNCKPLTPSQKYRLRKEQSEMNLRNTIKRKEKFYDSQEQILELQEGDVDDSLIWNVPMASLSTNSFLASAKPDDMNNLAGKNDLSEYTGGLVNDNSEISYTKQNHRYSNISFASTTSNASLLDFNEMPTSPIPGLNKVTDFQFIQDTTKSLASVYLHSSNRLSRSKLSERTKSSDFLPIELKEAQNQGMEDLILVSENKLDVVSHSRPSWLPPKDRQEKKLHERQINKSMSVASLDQLGKNKDREEKLIRDETNRQKYVLLLDRDITRNSSLQSLSKMVWDTPFSDETRSTIYSEILQSKTRFITKNYIQPFHELQELLTKMGDFPKNKEIEISQLIETSLRRKVSGLHDICPDLMLLLKIKSISSQGIVTGDELLFHHFLVSESFQNLGLNEIWNIVNLVQMTCFNDLCKEKFDAKVLERKGVVAGYLSQNEEFKDEFNTECINSTTWWNILERIDHKLFMWIMDIIVVNNSQSYKNSPINEDEFVNKDWEYYRSKKVVINYKILISFALNVLLNYHFGFTDLRSLCNVNDQRFCIPVFINDEFVDADTVNAVFIKKWAHYYKKF, from the coding sequence ATGACCTCGATTCAGGAGCGAGGCACAAGCGCTCATCTGCATTCGCTTAAAGAAGGTGAGGCTAGTGATCGTTCCAGCGAGATGCTTCCTAAACAAAGAAGTATCATAGGATCCCACGTGCAACGTCCACCGTCTCAAACAACTTTAGGAAGGTCAAGGGCTGGAAGCAATACAATGAATAAAGTTTCAGGCTTAGATATTGCTCGAAGACCAAGTGAGAATTTATTATCAAACATGAACTGTAGCGACAACGGCAATGGGGGAAATATGCTAAATTCATTCGTTAACTCGGCTTTACCACCGCCAAAAGTCAACCCTGCTCAAACAAGACGTGAACGTCCCGCTTCAAATAGCTCAATAGGTACCAAGACTACCGAGGTATTTTCATCCACTTCTGCATCTTCCTCCTTGGGAGATACCAGCGATGAGGGAGAAGGCAGTGATGCCGACAAATCTAAAATAAATACTTTTCCCAGCATATTGATGGAAAAGGCTACTCAAGGTAGAGGCGCTGATGGAAATGGAATGAGAAGCGCAAGCAATAATACCATTGTGGAAGCAACTACGGACGGTTCCAAAATGGCACTGCAAAAAAGCATGTCGTTTGATGATACAGCCGCAGAGAAAACTATGAATAAATCTAGACATTCTTACCAAGAACAGTTCTCCTCGAAGAAAAGCCAGTCATCTTTACTGAACAGCAAGCAAAGATCACGTGCTAAATCGCAAACATGCTCGTCTACGGGTTataacaacagcagcaTTCTGAAAACGTTTGGCATAAGCTCCAAAATTTCTAATTCAAGTGATCGGATAGAGGCTTCGTCATTAGAATTTAACGTTCCATCTCAGAAACCTTTGAATTGCAAGCCATTAACTCCGTCTCAGAAATACAGACTTCGTAAAGAGCAATCGGAGATGAATTTAAGAAATAcaatcaaaagaaaagagaaattttatGATAGTCAAGAACAAATTCTTGAGTTACAAGAGGGAGACGTTGATGATTCGTTGATTTGGAACGTTCCTATGGCATCATTATCTACTAATTCATTTCTAGCGTCTGCTAAGCCCGATGATATGAATAACTTGGCTGGCAAGAATGACTTATCAGAATATACCGGAGGTTTGGTAAATGATAACTCTGAAATTTCTTatacaaaacaaaatcataGGTACTCGAACATCTCTTTTGCGAGTACAACATCAAACGCCTCATTATTGGACTTTAATGAGATGCCTACGTCTCCGATTCCAGGTTTGAACAAAGTAACTGATTTTCAGTTCATTCAAGACACAACCAAGAGTCTAGCCTCTGTTTATTTGCATTCTTCCAATAGGCTTTCAAGATCTAAGCTGTCCGAAAGAACAAAGTCTTCCGATTTCTTGCCAATTGAACTAAAAGAAGCTCAAAATCAAGGCATGGAAGATTTGATACTTGTCTCGGAGAACAAACTAGATGTGGTCAGCCATTCAAGACCGAGTTGGTTACCACCCAAGGATCGCcaggaaaaaaagcttcATGAAAGGCAAATTAACAAAAGCATGAGTGTTGCTTCCCTTGACCAACtaggaaaaaataaagacagagaagaaaagttgaTTAGAGATGAAACAAATAGGCAAAAATATGTGTTATTATTGGACAGAGATATAACTAGAAACTCCTCCTTACAAAGCCTAAGTAAAATGGTTTGGGACACTCCATTTAGTGACGAAACTAGGTCAACAATTTACAGCGAAATTTTACAGAGCAAGACTAGGTTTATTACCAAAAACTATATTCAACCATTTCATGAGCTACAGGAGCTTTTAACAAAAATGGGAGACTTTCCTAAAAACaaggaaattgaaatatcGCAGCTAATCGAAACAAGTTTGAGGCGAAAAGTGAGCGGTTTACATGATATATGTCCTGATTTGATGCTTTTATTGAAGATAAAATCTATCTCATCACAGGGTATAGTCACCGGTGATGAACTCCTTTTCCATCATTTCTTGGTGAGTGAATCATTTCAGAACCTGGGGCTAAACGAGATTTGGAATATTGTTAATTTAGTACAAATGACGTGTTTTAATGATCTTTGTAAAGAAAAGTTCGATGCAAAGGTTTTAGAACGTAAGGGTGTCGTAGCCGGTTATTTATCGCAAAACGAGGAGTTCAAGGATGAATTTAATACGGAGTGTATAAACTCTACCACCTGGTGGAACATCCTAGAACGTATTGATCATAAGCTTTTTATGTGGATCATGGATATTATAGTAGTCAACAATTCCCAGAGCTACAAAAATAGCCCAATCAACGAAGATGAGTTTGTTAACAAGGATTGGGAATATTACCGCTCGAAGAAAGTGGTAATAAACTACAAGATCTTGATTTCATTTGCATTAAATGTATTGTTAAATTACCACTTTGGATTCACTGATTTAAGAAGTCTTTGTAACGTGAATGACCAGAGATTTTGCATTCCAGTATTCATCAATGATGAATTCGTAGACGCAGATACTGTAAATGCCGTGTTCATCAAGAAATGGGCGCATTACTACAAGAagttttga
- the GRE3 gene encoding trifunctional aldehyde reductase/xylose reductase/glucose 1-dehydrogenase (NADP(+)) (Aldose reductase; involved in methylglyoxal, d-xylose, arabinose, and galactose metabolism; stress induced (osmotic, ionic, oxidative, heat shock, starvation and heavy metals); regulated by HOG pathway; overexpression allows xylose fermentation in strains expressing heterologous xylitol dehydrogenase and xylulokinase; protein abundance increases in response to DNA replication stress), which translates to MSSLVTLNNGLKMPLVGLGCWKIDKKVCANQIYEAIKLGYRLFDGACDYGNEKEVGEGIRKAISEGLVSRKDIFVVSKLWNNFHHPDHVKLALKKTLSDMGLDYLDLYYIHFPIAFKYVPFEEKYPPGFYTGADDEKKGHITEAHVPIIDTYRALEECVDEGLIKSIGVSNFQGSLIQDLLRGCRIKPVALQIEHHPYLTQEHLVEFCKLHDIQVVAYSSFGPQSFIEMDLQLAKTTPTLFENDVIKKVSQNHPGSTTSQVLLRWATQRGIAVIPKSSKKERLLGNLEIEKKFTLTEQELKDISALNANIRFNDPWTWLDGKFPTFA; encoded by the coding sequence atGTCTTCACTGGTTACTCTTAATAACGGTCTGAAAATGCCCCTAGTCGGCTTAGGGTGCTGGAAAATTGACAAAAAAGTCTGTGCGAATCAAATTTATGAAGCTATCAAATTAGGCTACCGTTTATTCGATGGTGCTTGCGACTACGGCAACGAAAAGGAAGTTGGTGAAGGTATCAGGAAAGCCATCTCCGAAGGTCTTGTTTCTAGAAAGGATATATTTGTTGTTTCAAAGTTATGGAACAATTTTCACCATCCTGATCATGTAAAATTAGCTTTAAAGAAGACCTTAAGCGATATGGGACTTGATTATTTAGACCTGTATTATATTCACTTCCCAATCGCCTTCAAATATGTTCCATTTGAAGAGAAATACCCTCCAGGATTCTATACGGGCGCAGATGACGAGAAGAAAGGTCACATCACCGAAGCACATGTACCAATCATAGATACGTACCGGGCTCTGGAAGAATGTGTTGATGAAGGCTTGATTAAGTCTATTGGTGTTTCCAACTTTCAGGGAAGCTTGATTCAAGATTTATTACGTGGTTGTAGAATCAAGCCCGTGGCTTTGCAAATTGAACACCATCCTTATTTGACTCAAGAACACCTAGTTgagttttgtaaattaCACGATATCCAAGTAGTTGCTTACTCCTCCTTCGGTCCTCAATCATTCATTGAGATGGACTTACAGTTGGCAAAAACCACGCCAACTCTGTTCGAGAATGATGTAATCAAGAAGGTCTCACAAAACCATCCAGGCAGTACCACTTCCCAAGTATTGCTTAGATGGGCAACTCAGAGAGGCATTGCCGTCATTCCAAAATCTTCCAAGAAGGAAAGGTTACTTGGCAACCTAgaaatcgaaaaaaagttcaCTTTAACGGAGCAAGAATTGAAGGATATTTCTGCACTAAATGCCAACATCAGATTTAATGATCCATGGACCTGGTTGGATGGTAAATTCCCCACTTTTGCCTGA
- the YPT35 gene encoding Ypt35p (Endosomal hypothetical protein; contains a phox (PX) homology domain; binds to both phosphatidylinositol-3-phosphate (PtdIns(3)P) and proteins involved in ER-Golgi or vesicular transport), with the protein MSDKISFLPPEPIQLLDEDSTEPELDIDSQQENEGPISASNSNDSTSHSNDCGATITRTRPRRSSSINANFSFQKAHVSDCTIVNGDHGTKFAVWRITVFLEPNLKAFAAKRESYKIQTYKRYSDFVRLRENLLTRIKTAKPEKLNCLQIPHLPPSVQWYSSWKYQEVNLNKDWLAKRQRGLEYFLNHIILNSSLVEMTKDILIQFLEPSKRVA; encoded by the coding sequence ATGAGCGACAAGATATCCTTTCTACCTCCCGAACCCATCCAACTACTTGACGAAGACTCCACGGAGCCTGAACTCGACATTGACTcacaacaagaaaatgaggGACCCATCAGTGCGTCAAACAGCAATGATAGCACTAGCCATAGTAATGATTGCGGTGCCACAATTACCAGAACAAGACCTAGACGAAGCAGTTCTATCAATGCAAACTTTAGTTTTCAAAAGGCTCATGTCAGCGATTGCACCATAGTCAATGGCGACCATGGAACAAAGTTTGCTGTCTGGAGAATTACCGTATTTCTTGAACCCAACTTGAAGGCTTTTGCGGCCAAGAGGGAAAGCTATAAAATCCAAACCTATAAACGATACTCCGATTTCGTCAGATTACGAGAGAATTTGCTCACAAGAATCAAGACAGCGAAACCTGAGAAACTTAACTGTTTGCAGATTCCACACCTTCCCCCTTCAGTGCAGTGGTACAGTTCTTGGAAATATCAAGAAGTGAATCTGAACAAGGACTGGCTGGCAAAAAGACAGAGAGGGCTCGAGTACTTCCTCAATCACATCATCCTTAACAGCAGCCTCGTAGAAATGACCAAAGATATACTCATACAGTTTCTAGAGCCTTCAAAACGAGTTGCATAG
- the TRR2 gene encoding thioredoxin-disulfide reductase TRR2 (Mitochondrial thioredoxin reductase; involved in protection against oxidative stress, required with Glr1p to maintain the redox state of Trx3p; contains active-site motif (CAVC) present in prokaryotic orthologs; binds NADPH and FAD; TRR2 has a paralog, TRR1, that arose from the whole genome duplication): MIKHIVSPFRTNFVGISKSVLSRMIHHKVTIIGSGPAAHTAAIYLARAEMKPTLYEGMMANGIAAGGQLTTTTDIENFPGFPESLSGSELMERMRKQSAKFGTNIITETVSKVDLSSKPFRLWTEFNEDAEPVTTDAIILATGASAKRMHLPGEETYWQQGISACAVCDGAVPIFRNKPLAVIGGGDSACEEAEFLTKYASKVYILVRKDHFRASVIMQRRIEKNPNIIVLFNTVALEAKGDGKLLNMLRIKNTKSNVENDLEVNGLFYAIGHSPATDIVKGQVDEEETGYIKTVPGSSLTSVPGFFAAGDVQDSRYRQAVTSAGSGCIAALDAERYLSAQE, encoded by the coding sequence atGATAAAACATATAGTTTCGCCATTCAGGACGAATTTTGTTGGCATCAGCAAGTCCGTGCTGTCAAGGATGATTCATCACAAGGTTACAATCATAGGTTCTGGCCCCGCTGCCCACACCGCTGCTATATACTTGGCAAGAGCAGAGATGAAGCCCACATTATATGAGGGAATGATGGCCAACGGAATTGCTGCTGGTGGCCAATTGACAACAACCACCGATATCGAAAATTTCCCAGGGTTTCCTGAATCGTTGAGTGGCAGTGAACTGATGGAGAGGATGAGGAAACAATCTGCCAAGTTTGGCACTAACATAATTACCGAGACTGTCTCTAAAGTCGATTTATCTTCAAAACCATTCAGATTATGGACCGAATTTAATGAGGATGCAGAGCCTGTGACCACTGATGCTATAATCTTGGCCACGGGTGCTTCCGCTAAGAGAATGCATTTACCAGGGGAGGAAACCTACTGGCAGCAGGGAATATCTGCCTGTGCTGTATGTGATGGTGCAGTCCCTATCTTTAGAAACAAGCCATTGGCCGTTATTGGTGGTGGTGACTCTGCGTGTGAGGAAGCGGAATTTCTTACGAAGTATGCGTCGaaagtatatatattagtAAGAAAGGATCATTTTCGTGCATCTGTAATAATGCAGAGAcgaattgagaaaaatcCAAACATCATTGTTTTGTTCAACACAGTTGCATTAGAAGCTAAGGGTGATGGTAAGTTATTGAATATGTTGAGAATTAAGAATACTAAAAGTAATGTGGAGAACGATTTAGAAGTAAATGGACTATTTTACGCAATAGGTCACAGCCCTGCCACAGATATAGTTAAAGGACAAgtagatgaagaagagacGGGGTATATAAAAACTGTGCCTGGATCGTCTCTGACTTCTGTGCCAGGTTTTTTTGCTGCAGGTGACGTTCAGGACTCTAGGTATAGACAAGCAGTTACTTCTGCTGGTTCCGGATGCATTGCTGCTTTGGATGCAGAACGGTACCTAAGTGCCCAAGAGTAA